Part of the Candidatus Eisenbacteria bacterium genome is shown below.
AAGGGAAGAACATCGACGTTCTGGTTGAAGTGAATACTTCCGGAGAGACCACGAAGTTCGGCGTTTTTGCCGAGGCTGCCGAGAAGCTGATTGAAGAAATCTCAGACCTTGATTCGATATCTGTAAAGGGACTGATGACAGTGGGGCCGTTGGGCGAGGATGAAGAAGCGAGAGCATCTTTCAGAACCCTGAGAAGACTCTTCGAGAAAATCGGGAAGAAGGGAATAGGCGGTGTTCAGATGAAGTATCTTTCGATGGGGATGACCGATGATTTCGAAAGCGCTCTCGAAGAGGGTTCAAACATGATAAGAATAGGAAGGGCGATATTCGGGCCCAGAACGTCATGACTGCCTGTCCTTTGACCTGCCGTGTCCGCCGGAAGATGTGCGGCTGCCTCCGGCGAGAAATGGTTCTCCTTAAGATGGCCGGTTGATTCCTGACGCGCCCTCGGAGGCGGCGTCTGCGGGGAGGAATGAATGTTTATCTTTGGGAATATCCTTTGGGGAATAACAAGAGTTCTCGACACGATCCTCAGCATATACATCTGGATTGTCATAATTGCCGCTCTGATTACCTGGGTGAATCCGGATCCGTACAATGTTATTGTGAGAGCGTTGAGACAACTGACAGAGCCTTTGTTCAGGGCAATAAGAAGGAGAATTCCGATCGGCGGCGGCATTGACTTCTCGCCGGTGGTGGCGGTTCTCCTCATATATCTTACGAAGTGGATTGTAGTGAGAACGCTCTATGATCTGGCTGCTCGTCTGCGTTGAGAAAGGATTCAATACCACACTGGAGGTGTCAACTACATGGCAAGCGAACTTCTTACAAGAATAAACGAAGCGAGGGACTTTATCCGCAAGATGGTTTCTCTCAAGCCCACCATTGGAATCATTCTCGGCACAGGATTGGGGGAACTTGCGGCGAAGATAGAGTCGGCAATCTCGATTCCGTACTCTGAGATACCGCATTTTTCCGTTACCTCGGTTGAGAGTCATGTGGGCGAGCTTGTTTTCGGGAAGGTGTCGGGAAAGCCTGTCGTAGTCATGAACGGCCGGGTCCACTGCTACGAAGGCTACACGATGAGAGAAGTGACTTTCCCGGTCAGAGTGATGAAGGCGCTGGGCGCCGGCACTCTGGTCATTTCAAATGCCGTCGGCGGACTCAATCCCCAGTTCGAGCCGGGGGACATAGTGATCGCCATAGACCACATAAACCTCATGGGTGACAATCCCCTGATTGGCGAAAACGATGACGAGCTCGGTGTCAGATTCCCGGATATGTCCGAGCCCTACACTAGAGCCCTTGTCAAGCTGGCTGAGGAAGTTGCCCTTGAAGAGAAAATCAAGGTTCACAAAGGGGTTTTTGTGGCAGTGATCGGTCCTAATCTTGAGACGGCAGCCGAGTACAGGTTTTTGAGGTGGATCGGAGCCGATGTTGTGGGAATGTCATTGATTCCGGAAGACATCGTCGCAGTCCACGGAGGAATGAACGTTCTGGCGCTCTCCATTGTGACTGACATGGGACTACCGGACAGTCTGAAGCCTGCAGACATAAGCAAGATACTCAAAGTCGCAGCCGAGGCGCAGCCGAAACTTACCAGGCTTGTGATGAGAATACTGGAGAAGATGTGAGGCGTAATTGGGGGATGAACGATAGAGAATGAGATTTCAAGAGATAGCGAAATCGCTTACACCTGGAAAGCAGGACGAGATCATAGGGTTCTGGAAAGAGAAAAAGATCTTCGAGAAGTGTCTTGAAACAAGAAAGAACTCTCCCAGATTCGTTTTCTACGAGGGGCCTCCGACTGCGAACGGTCTTCCCGGCGTCCACCACGTGATGGCGAGGACTGTGAAAGACATAGTCTGCCGCTACAAGACGATGACAGGGCACTATGTACTGAGGAAAGCAGGCTGGGATACGCACGGCCTCCCCGTGGAGATCGAAGTTGAGCAGGAGCTGAACCTGAACGGGAAGGACGAGATAGAGAAGTACGGAATTGCCAGGTTCAATGCGAAGTGCAAGGAGAGCGTTTTCAGATATGAAAAGGAGTGGAAGAGACTCACCGAGAGAATCGGGTTCTGGCTCGACCTTGAGTCTCCCTACATAACCTGCACAAACGAATACATTGAGACGGTCTGGTGGATCCTAAAGAAGTTCTGGGATGCCGGGCTCATCAAGAAGGGCTACAAGATACTTCCATACTGCCCGAGATGCGGGACTCCCCTCTCCAGTCATGAAGTGTCCCAGGGATACAGGGAGGTCTCTGACCCGTCGGTCTATGTGAAGTTTCCGCTTGGAGGAGGAAGCAGGGAGTTTCTTCTTGCATGGACGACAACGCCCTGGACGCTCATCTCGAACGTGGCGCTGGCAGTGCATCCCTCTCTGATGTACGTCAGAGCCGGCCGCGGCGGTGAGAGTCTGATTCTTGCCAAGGACAGGCTTTCTGTTCTCGGTGATGATTGGAAAGTTGAAGCAGAGTTCTCCGGAGAAAAACTTGTCAAGGATCATCCGGCCTACGAACCGATTTTTCATTTCTTCAAAGGCACTCAGGGCGGCTTCAGGACTGTGACCGCTGATTTTGTGTCCGCAGAAGAGGGAACGGGGATCGTTCATATCGCGCCTGCATTCGGAGAGGATGATTTCAATCTCGGCAATGAAAAGGGGCTTCCTCTTCTTCAGCCGGTCGATGGGAGCGGGAAGTTCACTCCCCCTGTCAGTCAGTGGGCCGGAATTTTCGTCAAGGACGCTGACCCCGGAATACTTGAGGATCTTTCATCGAGGAATCTGGTCTTTCGGAAAGAAGCTGTGCTTCATTCGTATCCATACTGCTGGAGATGCGAGACTCCGCTCATCTACTATGCGAGAAGCTCCTGGAACGTAAGGACGACTTCGTACAGGGACAAGATGGTCGAAGCCAATAGCGCGGTCCAGTGGCGCCCCAGAGAAGTAGGCGAGCACAGATTTGCAAACTGGATTGCAGGAAACGTGGACTGGGCGTTGAGCCGTGACAGGTACTGGGGAACGCCATTGAATATCTGGATTTGTGACTCGTGCAGCAAAGAAACTTCGGTCGGGAGCATCGCAGAGCTTTCAAAGATGGCTGTTTCCATGCCTGAAAAGCTAGACCTCCACAGGCCTTATGTCGATGAGATAGAGCTTAACTGTCCATCATGCAGCGGGAAAATGAAAAGAACTGCTGAGGTGATAGATTGCTGGTTTGACTCGGGGAGCATGCCTTACGGGCAGTGGCATTATCCTTTCGAGAATCAGGATATGTTTGAAGAGAACTTCCCTGCCGATTTCATAGCGGAGGGAATGGATCAGTCGAGAGGCTGGTTCTACAGTCTTCTCGCGATATCGACCTTCGTCTCGGGGAAAGCTTGTTTCAAGAACGTGATTCCGGTCGAGATGATCCTGGACTCGAGCGGACAGCGGATGAGCAAATCCAAGGGAACGGCAGTCGATCCTGATGAGATTCTGGACAGCGACGGCGCAGATTCCCTGAGGTGGTACCTTGTCTCATCATCCCCGCTCTGGGTGCCTACCAGATTCGAAAGAGAAGGGGTGAAGGAAGTATCAAGAAAGCTATTCGCGACCCTGAGGAATGTGAGCCAGTTCTTTGTTCTATATGCGAATATTGACGGATACTGGCCCGGGACATGGCCTGTTGGCAAGAATGCGTTGACCTTGAGCGACAGGTGGATTCTGTCCAGGATGAACAGCCTCATCAAGAAAGTGGCGCGAGACCTTGACGACTATGAATTGACCAGAGCCGCGAGAAACATTCAAGACTTCGTGGTGGATGAACTCAGCAACTGGTACGTGAGGCGAAACAGGAGGAGATTCTGGAAGCCGGGAAGCGGTGAAGACAAATCCGCCGCATATTTCACGCTTCACGAAGTTCTTTCGCGGCTCGTGCGGTTGATGGCTCCAATCGCTCCTTTCATCAGCGAGGAAATCTTCCAGTCAATTCTCGCCCCCGTCCTGGGCTCCGGCAATGAGAGCGTGCATCTCTGCGATTTTCCCGAATGTGACGAAGGGATGATTGACAAGGAGCTTGAAGAGAAGATGGCGGTCATACTCAAGATAGTGACGCTTTCAAGAGCGGCCAGGAACAGGGCGGGGTTGAAAACGAGACAGCCCCTCTCTTCAATCTGTGTAGCCGGGGTGGATACGGTGGACGGCGCAATCAAATTGCTTTCCGACCACATCAAGGAAGAGATAAATGTAAAGGAAGTGAAGTATTCGAAAGACAGGGCAGAGATAGTCACTACGCGGCTGAAAGCCGATTTCTCAAAGCTCGGCCCGCGCCTGGGAAAGGATGTCGGGCTTGTCGAGGGAAAGCTTGGCAGCCTGTCTCCTGAGGAAATAGGAAAGCTTAAGGCGGGGGAACCGGTGGAGATAGCTTTTCCTCAAAAAAGAATACAACTAATGAAAGATGATGTCGAAATAATTGAGGAAGGAAAAGAAGATAGTATTGTTGAAGTTGACGGTGATACGGTTGTTTCTCTTGACCTCAGGGTCACTGATGAGCTAATAGCTGAGGGAATTGCCAGAGAGCTTGTGCACAGGATACAGTCCCTGAGAAAGAATGCCGGCCTTGAGGTGACTGACAGGATTCGGCTCTCCATCTCGTGTCCCGGGAAGACGAGGAAAGCCATCGGCTTGTTCGGCGAATACATAAAGGGCGAGGTGCTTGCAGACGAGCTCAAATGTGAGGAAACGGCCAGAGGAACCGTTCGGGAAAGTTGGAAGATTGAGGATGAATGTGTGGAAGTTGGTTTGGCGGAGGCTTCGTAAGAGGACATTCAGGAAGGAAACCTGACATGAACAAGAAAGACCAGAAGCATTTCGAGAAGAGGCTTCTTGAGGAAAGAGAGAAGCTTCAGAAAGAGCTGGCCCGTCTCGAAAAAGACGTTTTTTCGACTACCCAGAGGGAATCGTCCGGCGATCTCTCTGCCTACAGTTTCCATATGGCCGACCTCGGGACGGACGCGATGGAAAGAGAGAAGGCCTTCCTTTTCGCTTCTTCCGAGGGGAGACTGCTCTATCACGTCGATGAGGCGCTCAGACGCCTCTATCGAAACG
Proteins encoded:
- the ileS gene encoding isoleucine--tRNA ligase, which translates into the protein MRFQEIAKSLTPGKQDEIIGFWKEKKIFEKCLETRKNSPRFVFYEGPPTANGLPGVHHVMARTVKDIVCRYKTMTGHYVLRKAGWDTHGLPVEIEVEQELNLNGKDEIEKYGIARFNAKCKESVFRYEKEWKRLTERIGFWLDLESPYITCTNEYIETVWWILKKFWDAGLIKKGYKILPYCPRCGTPLSSHEVSQGYREVSDPSVYVKFPLGGGSREFLLAWTTTPWTLISNVALAVHPSLMYVRAGRGGESLILAKDRLSVLGDDWKVEAEFSGEKLVKDHPAYEPIFHFFKGTQGGFRTVTADFVSAEEGTGIVHIAPAFGEDDFNLGNEKGLPLLQPVDGSGKFTPPVSQWAGIFVKDADPGILEDLSSRNLVFRKEAVLHSYPYCWRCETPLIYYARSSWNVRTTSYRDKMVEANSAVQWRPREVGEHRFANWIAGNVDWALSRDRYWGTPLNIWICDSCSKETSVGSIAELSKMAVSMPEKLDLHRPYVDEIELNCPSCSGKMKRTAEVIDCWFDSGSMPYGQWHYPFENQDMFEENFPADFIAEGMDQSRGWFYSLLAISTFVSGKACFKNVIPVEMILDSSGQRMSKSKGTAVDPDEILDSDGADSLRWYLVSSSPLWVPTRFEREGVKEVSRKLFATLRNVSQFFVLYANIDGYWPGTWPVGKNALTLSDRWILSRMNSLIKKVARDLDDYELTRAARNIQDFVVDELSNWYVRRNRRRFWKPGSGEDKSAAYFTLHEVLSRLVRLMAPIAPFISEEIFQSILAPVLGSGNESVHLCDFPECDEGMIDKELEEKMAVILKIVTLSRAARNRAGLKTRQPLSSICVAGVDTVDGAIKLLSDHIKEEINVKEVKYSKDRAEIVTTRLKADFSKLGPRLGKDVGLVEGKLGSLSPEEIGKLKAGEPVEIAFPQKRIQLMKDDVEIIEEGKEDSIVEVDGDTVVSLDLRVTDELIAEGIARELVHRIQSLRKNAGLEVTDRIRLSISCPGKTRKAIGLFGEYIKGEVLADELKCEETARGTVRESWKIEDECVEVGLAEAS
- a CDS encoding TraR/DksA family transcriptional regulator, whose amino-acid sequence is MNKKDQKHFEKRLLEEREKLQKELARLEKDVFSTTQRESSGDLSAYSFHMADLGTDAMEREKAFLFASSEGRLLYHVDEALRRLYRNEYGKCETCGGSIGKDRLEVVPYARLCIKCKEKEEKDAGGK
- a CDS encoding purine-nucleoside phosphorylase, producing the protein MASELLTRINEARDFIRKMVSLKPTIGIILGTGLGELAAKIESAISIPYSEIPHFSVTSVESHVGELVFGKVSGKPVVVMNGRVHCYEGYTMREVTFPVRVMKALGAGTLVISNAVGGLNPQFEPGDIVIAIDHINLMGDNPLIGENDDELGVRFPDMSEPYTRALVKLAEEVALEEKIKVHKGVFVAVIGPNLETAAEYRFLRWIGADVVGMSLIPEDIVAVHGGMNVLALSIVTDMGLPDSLKPADISKILKVAAEAQPKLTRLVMRILEKM
- a CDS encoding YggT family protein, producing the protein MFIFGNILWGITRVLDTILSIYIWIVIIAALITWVNPDPYNVIVRALRQLTEPLFRAIRRRIPIGGGIDFSPVVAVLLIYLTKWIVVRTLYDLAARLR